A section of the Harmonia axyridis chromosome 2, icHarAxyr1.1, whole genome shotgun sequence genome encodes:
- the LOC123673574 gene encoding zinc finger Y-chromosomal protein 1-like isoform X2 gives MYPEKYMSIHNRRVKTELEEMGQDNDMISFDYDDQHTIDVQYTENIKTEDIKTEDIKTEDVQIDNIDIVDQFIDENGIRPSNGYESEIEALSSEHKSSNKYQIRNYMDAVPSNEQKQKCLVCEYRTNDKTHLKRHFDEVHLNIRKHKCEFCDYSVKRKEELKNHVMSVHLNKREHKCHLCNFASAYRYNLKRHIVEVHSNKREHKCEFCEYAAKHKEVLEKHIKAVHLNEQKLRCHLCNFASAYRQSLKRHIVEVHSNKREHKCHLCNFASANRQNLKRHIVGVHSNKREHKCEFCEYAAKHKEVLRKHIKAVHLNKQKLRCHLCNFAPAYRQSLKRHIVEVHSNKREHKCEFCEYATEQQEVLENHIEAVHLDKREQRCHLCNFSSPYKESIKRHIDAVHSNMNGKEGVDKEMNVIGFNKRENMCSHF, from the exons ATGTACCCAGAAAAATATATGAGTATTCACAACAGAAGAGTTAAGACTGAATTAGAAGAAATGGGACAAGATAATGATATGATATCATTTGACTATGA TGACCAGCATACAATTGACGTGCAGTATACTGAAAATATAAAGACTGAAGATATAAAAACTGAAGATATAAAGACTGAAGATGTTCAGATTGATAACATAGATATTGTTGACCAGTTCATTGATGAGAATGGAATAAGACCGTCCAATGGATATGAATCAG AAATTGAAGCCTTGAGCAGTGAACATAAGTCATCTAATAAATATCAGATTAGGAATTATATGGATGCTGTTCCTTCGaatgaacaaaaacaaaaatgtcTAGTATGCGAGTATAGAACAAATGACAAGACACATTTAAAACGGCATTTTGATGAGGTTCATTTGAATATACGAAAACATAAATGTGAGTTTTGTGATTATTCAGTTAAACGGAAGGAAGAACTCAAAAATCATGTAAtgtctgttcatttgaataaacgagaacataaatgtcatctGTGCAACTTTGCCTCAGCTTATAGATACaacctcaaaaggcatatagttGAAGTTCATTCGAATaaacgagaacataaatgtgaGTTTTGTGAGTATGCTGCAAAACATAAGGAAGTACTTGAAAAACATATAAAGgctgttcatttgaatgaacaaaaacTTAGATGTCATCTGTGCAATTTTGCTTCAGCTTATAGACAGAgcctcaaaaggcatatagttGAAGTTCATTCGAATaaacgagaacataaatgtcatctGTGCAACTTTGCCTCAGCTAATAGACAGaacctcaaaaggcatatagttGGAGTTCATTCGAATaaacgagaacataaatgtgaGTTTTGTGAGTATGCTGCAAAACATAAGGAAGTACTTAGAAAACATATAAAggctgttcatttgaataaacaaAAACTTAGATGTCACCTGTGCAATTTTGCTCCAGCTTATAGACAGAgcctcaaaaggcatatagttGAAGTTCATTCGAATaaacgagaacataaatgtgaGTTTTGTGAGTATGCTACTGAACAACAGGAAGTACTTGAAAACCATATTGAGGCTGTTCATTTGGATAAACGAGAACAGAGATGTCACTTGTGCAACTTTTCTTCACCTTATAAAGAGAGcatcaaaaggcatatagatgcAGTTCATTCGAATATGAACGGAAAGGAAGGAGTCGATAAGGAAATGAATGTTATTGGCTTCAATAAACGAGAAAATATGTGTTCACATTTTTAA
- the LOC123673574 gene encoding zinc finger protein 711-like isoform X1: MYPEKYMSIHNRRVKTELEEMGQDNDMISFDYDDQHTIDVQYTENIKTEDIKTEDIKTEDVQIDNIDIVDQFIDENGIRPSNGYESGEMKGDYSLNERNTFEYVAEIEALSSEHKSSNKYQIRNYMDAVPSNEQKQKCLVCEYRTNDKTHLKRHFDEVHLNIRKHKCEFCDYSVKRKEELKNHVMSVHLNKREHKCHLCNFASAYRYNLKRHIVEVHSNKREHKCEFCEYAAKHKEVLEKHIKAVHLNEQKLRCHLCNFASAYRQSLKRHIVEVHSNKREHKCHLCNFASANRQNLKRHIVGVHSNKREHKCEFCEYAAKHKEVLRKHIKAVHLNKQKLRCHLCNFAPAYRQSLKRHIVEVHSNKREHKCEFCEYATEQQEVLENHIEAVHLDKREQRCHLCNFSSPYKESIKRHIDAVHSNMNGKEGVDKEMNVIGFNKRENMCSHF, encoded by the exons ATGTACCCAGAAAAATATATGAGTATTCACAACAGAAGAGTTAAGACTGAATTAGAAGAAATGGGACAAGATAATGATATGATATCATTTGACTATGA TGACCAGCATACAATTGACGTGCAGTATACTGAAAATATAAAGACTGAAGATATAAAAACTGAAGATATAAAGACTGAAGATGTTCAGATTGATAACATAGATATTGTTGACCAGTTCATTGATGAGAATGGAATAAGACCGTCCAATGGATATGAATCAGGTGAAATGAAAGGAGATTATAGTTTGAATGAAAGAAATACTTTTGAATATGTTGCAGAAATTGAAGCCTTGAGCAGTGAACATAAGTCATCTAATAAATATCAGATTAGGAATTATATGGATGCTGTTCCTTCGaatgaacaaaaacaaaaatgtcTAGTATGCGAGTATAGAACAAATGACAAGACACATTTAAAACGGCATTTTGATGAGGTTCATTTGAATATACGAAAACATAAATGTGAGTTTTGTGATTATTCAGTTAAACGGAAGGAAGAACTCAAAAATCATGTAAtgtctgttcatttgaataaacgagaacataaatgtcatctGTGCAACTTTGCCTCAGCTTATAGATACaacctcaaaaggcatatagttGAAGTTCATTCGAATaaacgagaacataaatgtgaGTTTTGTGAGTATGCTGCAAAACATAAGGAAGTACTTGAAAAACATATAAAGgctgttcatttgaatgaacaaaaacTTAGATGTCATCTGTGCAATTTTGCTTCAGCTTATAGACAGAgcctcaaaaggcatatagttGAAGTTCATTCGAATaaacgagaacataaatgtcatctGTGCAACTTTGCCTCAGCTAATAGACAGaacctcaaaaggcatatagttGGAGTTCATTCGAATaaacgagaacataaatgtgaGTTTTGTGAGTATGCTGCAAAACATAAGGAAGTACTTAGAAAACATATAAAggctgttcatttgaataaacaaAAACTTAGATGTCACCTGTGCAATTTTGCTCCAGCTTATAGACAGAgcctcaaaaggcatatagttGAAGTTCATTCGAATaaacgagaacataaatgtgaGTTTTGTGAGTATGCTACTGAACAACAGGAAGTACTTGAAAACCATATTGAGGCTGTTCATTTGGATAAACGAGAACAGAGATGTCACTTGTGCAACTTTTCTTCACCTTATAAAGAGAGcatcaaaaggcatatagatgcAGTTCATTCGAATATGAACGGAAAGGAAGGAGTCGATAAGGAAATGAATGTTATTGGCTTCAATAAACGAGAAAATATGTGTTCACATTTTTAA